From Agarivorans sp. Alg241-V36, the proteins below share one genomic window:
- the ansA gene encoding asparaginase has protein sequence MNRKSIYIAYTGGTIGMQRSERGYVPVAGFMSDCLEAMPEFKRDEMPEFTVHEFSPLIDSADMNPQHWQLIAEDIQANYEKYDGFVVLHGTDTMAYTASALSFMLENLSKPVIVTGSQIPLSELRSDGQTNLLNALYLAAYYPVHEVCLFFNNKLLRGNRSTKAHADGFDAFMSPNFPPLLKAGIDIEVVTGQVRPTGISALQISPIVPQPIGVVSLYPGISAEVIGNLLLQPVKALILLSYGVGNAPQHQSMLEQLQNASDRGIIVINLSQCLTGKVNMGGYATGNALAKAGVVSGGDMTTEAALAKLHYLLSKNLPSQRIRDLLSQDIRGEITI, from the coding sequence ATGAATCGAAAATCAATATATATCGCCTATACTGGCGGCACCATAGGTATGCAACGTAGCGAAAGAGGCTACGTTCCCGTTGCCGGTTTCATGAGCGATTGTCTCGAAGCAATGCCTGAGTTCAAGCGCGATGAAATGCCTGAATTCACGGTACATGAGTTTTCTCCTCTTATAGACTCCGCCGATATGAATCCACAGCATTGGCAACTGATTGCTGAGGACATTCAAGCTAACTACGAAAAATACGATGGCTTTGTAGTACTGCACGGCACCGACACTATGGCTTACACTGCGTCAGCTCTGTCCTTCATGCTAGAAAACTTAAGTAAACCAGTGATTGTTACAGGTTCGCAAATTCCACTTAGTGAGTTGCGGTCAGATGGACAAACTAACCTACTTAATGCTTTATACCTTGCCGCCTACTACCCGGTTCATGAAGTATGCTTATTCTTTAACAACAAGCTGTTGCGTGGTAACCGCAGCACCAAAGCCCATGCAGATGGCTTCGATGCTTTTATGTCACCTAACTTCCCGCCTTTACTAAAGGCAGGGATCGATATTGAAGTTGTCACCGGGCAAGTTAGACCAACCGGTATTAGTGCACTGCAAATCAGTCCGATTGTGCCTCAACCTATAGGAGTGGTTAGCCTCTACCCAGGTATTTCAGCTGAAGTCATTGGAAATTTGCTACTCCAACCGGTTAAAGCGCTAATACTATTAAGTTACGGCGTGGGCAATGCTCCTCAACACCAATCAATGTTAGAGCAGTTACAAAACGCTAGTGATAGAGGCATTATCGTTATTAACCTAAGCCAATGCTTGACCGGTAAAGTGAACATGGGCGGCTATGCAACAGGCAATGCATTAGCAAAAGCTGGTGTGGTAAGTGGTGGCGATATGACAACCGAAGCGGCACTGGCTAAATTGCATTACTTACTAAGTAAAAATCTACCTAGCCAGAGAATTCGGGACTTGCTGAGTCAAGATATTAGGGGCGAGATTACTATCTAA
- the glgX gene encoding glycogen debranching protein GlgX — MSTRSQLKPLPFSLSQFQVSPGRDYPLGATLDENGCNFAIHAGDAKHIELCLFDEHENEVARLVLPGKQGGIRFGYVKGIKVNQYYGYRVFGAYQPEHGSWFDPRKLILDPYAKAISRPLIWDSKAYQEDNADLIPKCIVCDDYFDWQGVAKPNVERQDMVLYETHVRGFSKLNTQVAEQHRGSYLGISDSASIKHLKALGITSVQLLPTAAFMSEPRLKGLGLSNYWGYNSILFMAPEPRYAKSNALKEFKTMVRELHRNGIEVILDVVFNHTAESGDDGPTLCYRGLDNKHYYLFEQIGDSPDYSQYANNTGCGNSVSLDHPVSLRLVLDSLRYWVDEMQVDGFRFDLAVSLGRENNHYTSQAAFFKAVAQDPILSRAKMIAEPWDIGPNGYQLGHFPERWMECNDRFRDTSRGFWKGEHGLLGEMATRIMGSRDLFLSSRRSIHTSVNYICYHDGFTLEDLVSYEQRHNHANGEENRDGHGHNISANYGEEGRTKDKKILALRRKQKRNLLATLMLSQGVPHFLGGDELSRTQLGNNNAYCQNNELSWFDWELDRDQQQFLNFCQQLMGLRKRSRVFHYLQLENDSYEKCHSQLHGVRWYRHDGENMHQEDWHQSHGWAVAVEVRNLRESKERWLWIINASSHDIDFVVPAVEGRAIWCQQMDTAHEQAIFEKKLRGVSSVKIKAKSMLLLEQVKS, encoded by the coding sequence ATGTCTACAAGAAGTCAATTAAAGCCTTTGCCTTTTAGCCTGAGCCAGTTTCAGGTTTCCCCTGGAAGGGACTATCCTCTCGGCGCTACTCTCGACGAAAACGGATGTAATTTTGCCATTCATGCTGGTGATGCTAAGCATATTGAATTGTGCTTATTCGACGAGCATGAAAATGAGGTCGCGCGGTTAGTGTTACCTGGTAAGCAAGGCGGTATTCGTTTTGGCTACGTAAAGGGTATTAAGGTCAATCAATATTATGGCTATCGTGTTTTTGGTGCTTATCAACCGGAACATGGTAGTTGGTTTGACCCAAGAAAACTCATTTTAGATCCCTACGCAAAGGCTATTTCTCGCCCATTAATATGGGATAGCAAAGCCTACCAAGAAGATAACGCAGACTTAATACCAAAGTGTATTGTGTGTGATGACTATTTTGATTGGCAGGGTGTGGCTAAACCAAATGTTGAACGCCAAGATATGGTGCTTTACGAAACTCACGTTCGAGGGTTTAGTAAACTCAATACGCAAGTAGCCGAGCAACACCGCGGTAGCTATTTAGGTATATCAGATTCTGCCAGCATTAAGCACTTAAAAGCTTTAGGCATTACCTCTGTACAACTCTTGCCTACGGCAGCGTTTATGTCTGAGCCTCGTTTAAAAGGCCTGGGTTTAAGTAATTATTGGGGATATAACTCAATATTATTTATGGCGCCTGAACCTCGCTACGCAAAATCTAACGCCTTAAAAGAATTCAAAACCATGGTGCGAGAACTACATCGCAATGGGATTGAAGTGATCTTAGATGTTGTGTTTAACCATACTGCAGAGTCGGGCGATGATGGACCAACCCTGTGTTATAGGGGGCTAGACAATAAACATTACTATCTGTTTGAACAAATTGGTGACAGCCCAGATTATAGCCAATACGCCAACAATACTGGCTGCGGTAACAGTGTTAGTTTAGACCATCCGGTTAGCCTGAGATTAGTGCTCGATAGCCTGCGCTATTGGGTTGACGAAATGCAAGTAGATGGCTTTAGGTTTGATCTAGCCGTAAGCCTAGGTAGAGAGAATAATCATTACACGAGCCAGGCGGCATTTTTCAAAGCAGTAGCTCAAGACCCTATTTTGTCACGCGCCAAGATGATTGCAGAACCATGGGACATTGGACCTAACGGTTACCAACTGGGTCACTTTCCGGAACGTTGGATGGAATGTAATGACCGGTTTAGAGACACCAGCCGCGGCTTCTGGAAAGGAGAGCATGGCTTGCTAGGTGAAATGGCTACCCGAATTATGGGGTCACGAGACCTATTTTTATCCAGTCGCCGCAGTATTCATACCAGTGTTAACTATATTTGTTACCACGATGGCTTCACTTTAGAAGACTTAGTTAGTTATGAGCAGCGTCATAACCATGCCAATGGCGAAGAAAACCGTGATGGCCATGGTCATAATATTTCTGCTAACTACGGTGAAGAAGGTCGGACAAAAGACAAAAAGATACTAGCGCTACGCCGTAAACAAAAACGAAATCTGCTCGCAACATTGATGCTTTCTCAAGGAGTACCGCACTTTTTAGGTGGTGATGAGTTAAGTCGAACTCAGTTGGGCAACAACAATGCGTATTGTCAGAACAATGAATTAAGCTGGTTTGATTGGGAGCTAGACCGCGATCAACAGCAGTTTCTAAATTTTTGTCAGCAGTTGATGGGACTACGTAAACGCTCGCGTGTTTTCCACTATTTGCAGTTAGAGAATGACAGCTATGAGAAATGTCATTCACAATTACATGGGGTTCGCTGGTATCGTCATGATGGCGAAAACATGCACCAGGAAGATTGGCACCAATCACACGGCTGGGCTGTAGCTGTTGAAGTACGCAACCTTAGGGAGTCAAAAGAGCGCTGGTTGTGGATTATTAATGCCAGCTCCCACGATATTGACTTTGTTGTACCAGCGGTTGAAGGTAGAGCGATTTGGTGTCAACAGATGGATACCGCACATGAGCAAGCCATATTTGAAAAGAAACTTCGTGGCGTAAGTAGTGTCAAAATTAAAGCAAAATCAATGTTGTTGTTGGAACAAGTAAAATCGTGA
- a CDS encoding DUF2989 domain-containing protein gives MSLVKPFGYSLFLVLPLVLSGCDTGFDLFGFGSRSVKSICKSNPELCEDLNRDGWCKKERNGVIISRFNEMNEANEINQYQLIKNYRDYNFCIELAASIEPKYDKSRKTQRVIGLLTSLEELERLEAETKESSYPFLSMYHWTQFRDEGAKERFLALEGSGQLQHPDLQWTLAIYYSGKDAKKTINILQNTFKLYAEEETIPAKYAEAITSQYMTLKDYRHAYLWAQVAALFKDHSKQDYSGLIHKLKLSEQQQKVLKEEAGIIFKQIDKRQYRL, from the coding sequence TTGTCTTTAGTAAAGCCATTCGGCTATAGCTTGTTTTTAGTATTACCTTTAGTACTAAGTGGTTGCGATACAGGATTTGATTTATTCGGCTTTGGTAGTCGCTCGGTTAAAAGCATTTGTAAAAGTAACCCAGAATTATGTGAAGATTTAAATCGCGATGGCTGGTGTAAAAAAGAGCGAAATGGCGTGATCATTAGTCGTTTTAACGAAATGAATGAAGCGAATGAAATCAATCAATACCAACTGATTAAAAACTATCGTGACTACAATTTTTGTATAGAACTAGCTGCCAGTATTGAACCAAAATACGACAAATCTCGTAAAACCCAACGAGTCATTGGTTTATTAACGTCACTTGAAGAACTTGAGCGCTTAGAAGCGGAAACGAAAGAATCAAGCTACCCTTTCTTGTCTATGTATCATTGGACACAATTCCGAGACGAAGGTGCTAAAGAACGCTTTCTTGCTCTTGAGGGTTCAGGCCAGCTCCAACACCCTGACTTACAATGGACTTTGGCCATATACTACAGTGGCAAAGATGCAAAGAAGACCATCAACATACTGCAAAATACCTTTAAGCTATATGCAGAAGAAGAAACCATACCCGCTAAATATGCCGAGGCAATTACCTCTCAATACATGACGCTCAAAGATTACCGTCACGCTTATTTGTGGGCTCAGGTAGCAGCCTTGTTTAAAGACCATAGTAAGCAAGACTATTCAGGATTGATTCACAAATTGAAGTTATCAGAACAGCAGCAAAAGGTATTGAAAGAAGAAGCCGGTATTATCTTTAAGCAAATCGATAAAAGACAATACCGCTTATAG
- a CDS encoding YeaC family protein, translating to MDVDKLLAAISPEIYQNMLTAVETGRWPDGKQLSDEQRDHTQQMVILYQSKHNHQPQHFTVGTDGELVMKSKQELKRQYKEDQTIISVPQNDS from the coding sequence ATGGATGTAGATAAATTGTTGGCGGCAATTAGCCCAGAGATATACCAAAACATGCTAACTGCTGTTGAAACGGGTCGCTGGCCGGATGGAAAGCAACTCAGTGATGAACAGCGAGATCATACCCAGCAAATGGTTATTTTGTATCAATCTAAACACAACCATCAGCCCCAACATTTTACCGTGGGAACCGATGGTGAGTTAGTGATGAAATCCAAACAAGAGTTAAAACGTCAGTACAAAGAAGATCAAACTATTATTAGTGTTCCGCAAAACGATAGTTAG
- the sppA gene encoding signal peptide peptidase SppA, translating into MFKLIKNIFRFFWRTLNFIRSLLVNLFLLFMVVMVIIALSSVSQEPEAPPSAAALRLVLDGQIVEQRQRVNPMAELSNELLGNTTEKEIDLHNVVKAIDEARIDSNITGLVLELGAMPNTSQTKLAIIGKALERFKDSDKPVIAYSDYYDQHQYYLASYADQLLLNPKGAVLMRGMNSRRLFFKDAIDKLDITTHVFRVGTHKSFVEPYLRNDMSEEAKQDLARWMDQLWSAYLDTVANNRQLVAQHLMPEPSALLERLKSVDGDGARYAEKFGLVDQLATRAEAKQILIDTFGENNDGDSYQARHYAEYLHSLPEEATSENKIALIVAQGAIVGGRGQEKVIAADTVLAQLNQALDDEQIKALVMRVDSPGGSAFASELIRDKLQQLQEKGIPVVVSMGSVAASGGYWISSTADQIFASPTTITGSIGIFGMFATLENALAKLGINSDGYATSPLAEISPFQALPEELAEIIQLNVEHGYHDFLSLVSTGRGIEMADMENIAEGRIWTGQDALNNGLVDQLGDLNDAIEYAAELNQLESYQVTTLSPPLNPRERLIAQFFDSQLNAALAKNIPNWQLISQFAEQAPEIEKFSDPLGQYSFCAVCEQY; encoded by the coding sequence GTGTTTAAATTAATTAAGAACATATTTCGCTTTTTCTGGCGTACGTTAAATTTCATACGCTCTCTATTAGTTAATTTGTTTCTATTGTTTATGGTTGTGATGGTCATCATTGCGTTAAGCAGTGTGAGTCAAGAACCTGAGGCACCACCAAGTGCTGCAGCGCTTAGACTGGTACTTGATGGCCAAATTGTTGAGCAGCGCCAGCGGGTAAACCCAATGGCAGAATTAAGTAACGAACTGCTCGGAAACACCACGGAAAAAGAAATAGACTTGCACAATGTAGTTAAGGCCATTGATGAAGCAAGAATAGATAGCAACATTACCGGTCTAGTATTAGAGCTTGGCGCAATGCCAAATACTAGCCAAACCAAGCTAGCTATTATTGGTAAAGCCTTAGAAAGGTTTAAAGACAGCGATAAACCGGTTATTGCTTATTCCGATTACTATGATCAACACCAATACTACTTAGCGAGTTATGCCGACCAGCTACTACTAAACCCTAAAGGGGCAGTACTCATGCGTGGTATGAATTCGCGCCGCTTGTTCTTTAAGGATGCCATCGACAAGCTTGATATTACTACTCATGTATTCCGCGTAGGTACTCATAAGTCTTTTGTAGAACCTTATCTACGTAACGATATGTCAGAAGAGGCCAAACAAGATTTAGCTCGCTGGATGGACCAACTGTGGTCTGCTTATCTAGATACAGTGGCGAATAACCGTCAATTAGTGGCTCAACACTTAATGCCAGAGCCTAGTGCTTTGTTGGAGCGATTAAAATCCGTTGATGGTGATGGCGCACGTTACGCAGAGAAATTTGGCTTGGTTGATCAGCTAGCGACTCGCGCTGAAGCGAAGCAAATACTAATTGATACTTTTGGTGAGAATAATGACGGAGATAGTTACCAAGCGCGACACTATGCCGAATACCTTCACAGCTTGCCTGAAGAAGCGACAAGTGAAAACAAAATTGCATTGATTGTGGCACAAGGCGCCATTGTAGGCGGCAGAGGACAAGAAAAAGTAATTGCTGCCGACACTGTGTTGGCTCAACTCAATCAAGCATTAGACGATGAGCAAATAAAAGCACTAGTTATGCGTGTAGATAGCCCTGGCGGTAGCGCATTTGCTTCTGAGCTTATCCGTGACAAATTACAGCAACTTCAAGAAAAAGGTATTCCTGTAGTTGTGTCTATGGGCAGCGTTGCCGCTAGTGGCGGTTACTGGATATCCTCAACGGCTGATCAGATTTTTGCTAGCCCTACAACGATTACCGGTTCAATTGGTATTTTTGGCATGTTTGCCACCCTAGAAAATGCCTTAGCAAAGCTGGGAATCAACAGCGACGGCTATGCGACTAGCCCTCTTGCCGAAATCAGCCCATTTCAAGCTTTGCCAGAGGAACTTGCAGAAATCATTCAACTGAATGTAGAGCACGGCTACCACGACTTCTTATCTTTGGTTTCCACAGGCCGAGGCATAGAAATGGCGGATATGGAAAACATCGCGGAAGGTCGAATCTGGACTGGACAAGATGCCTTAAACAATGGCTTGGTTGACCAACTGGGTGATTTGAATGATGCCATTGAATATGCCGCTGAACTAAACCAGCTTGAGAGCTACCAGGTTACAACCTTAAGCCCACCACTTAATCCAAGGGAGCGCCTAATCGCTCAGTTTTTTGATAGCCAGCTAAATGCAGCGCTTGCGAAGAATATCCCAAATTGGCAGCTAATCAGCCAGTTCGCGGAACAAGCACCAGAAATCGAAAAGTTTAGCGACCCACTCGGCCAATACAGTTTTTGTGCGGTGTGCGAACAATACTAA
- the msrB gene encoding peptide-methionine (R)-S-oxide reductase MsrB, producing the protein MSKIVKDEQEWHALLGEMAFQVTRKGATERPFSGTLLHNKQQGVYHCVCCNQALFSSESKFDSGCGWPSFDKIAESRVVTFVRDQSHNMERIEVRCSQCDAHLGHVFNDGPTETGERYCINSVALDFTAE; encoded by the coding sequence GTGAGTAAAATTGTAAAAGACGAACAAGAGTGGCATGCCTTACTCGGTGAAATGGCCTTTCAAGTGACCCGAAAAGGGGCAACTGAACGGCCATTTTCTGGGACTTTGTTACACAATAAGCAACAAGGTGTATATCATTGCGTTTGCTGTAATCAGGCTCTGTTTAGTTCTGAATCAAAATTTGATTCAGGTTGTGGCTGGCCGAGCTTTGATAAAATAGCAGAGAGCAGGGTGGTTACTTTTGTGAGAGATCAAAGCCATAATATGGAGCGCATTGAGGTGCGCTGTAGCCAATGTGATGCCCATTTAGGCCATGTGTTTAATGATGGCCCTACAGAAACTGGCGAACGCTACTGTATTAATTCAGTAGCGCTGGATTTTACAGCAGAATAA
- the glgB gene encoding 1,4-alpha-glucan branching protein GlgB has product MKQSLSSQVSKLVQQLSSVRLGEPFNALGLNAKAKGKGLVLRAWQPDAKAITVMSLNGEVLGTMGQLSPQGLFELEFDAEEHFSYQLEVEYADSKLTVIDPYQFTDVAYDGLATMTHAPQNLYQVLGAQVKTIEVDGVQIKGVRFGVYAPSASSVSLIGDFNHWDGRRLPMQRSLDGHWVLFVPGLDSGTKYKYELKDRHGHSLPHKTDPVGFSSEQYPSFASVVWDHDQYQWNDEEWIRSQNNDKRHQPMSVYEVHLGSWRRKIEDTGNNYLSYRELAVELVQYVKEMGYTHIEVLPVSEFPFDGSWGYQPIGLFAPTSRFGNPDDFKFLVDQCHQNGIGVIVDWVPAHFPSDSHGLAQFDGTHLYEYEDPRRGWHNDWNSYIYDFGRDNVRQFLVASALIWLDKFHVDGLRVDAVASMLYWDYSREEGEWVPNVDGGNHNYEAISLLKWFNEEVYRQYPHAMTIAEESTAFAGVSRPTFTGGLGFGFKWNMGWMHDSLDYMQKDPAFRKYHHNEITFAMVYNYDENFVLPISHDEVVHGKGSLLGKMPGDEWQQAANLRAYTAFMYAHPGKKLNFMGNEIAQASEWNHDSSLEWNVLEYPKHKGQQELVKQLNKVYREHPAMFEGDYDTQGFEWIDHDDWEKSVLVFQRNALNSQQKVIVVSNFTPVPRDNYRLAVPEQGRYRIILNSDSEMYWGGNYDAGIEFQSEAVASHGRENSVILNLPPLSTLYLIKVD; this is encoded by the coding sequence ATGAAACAATCTTTGTCTTCTCAGGTTTCTAAATTAGTTCAACAATTGTCCAGCGTGCGTTTAGGTGAGCCTTTTAATGCTCTAGGTTTAAACGCAAAAGCCAAAGGTAAAGGCTTAGTGTTAAGGGCTTGGCAACCTGATGCAAAAGCGATAACTGTGATGTCGCTAAATGGCGAAGTTTTGGGAACAATGGGCCAGTTATCTCCGCAAGGTCTTTTCGAATTAGAGTTTGATGCTGAAGAACATTTCTCTTACCAGTTAGAAGTTGAATACGCCGACAGCAAACTAACAGTAATAGACCCTTATCAGTTTACCGATGTAGCCTACGATGGCTTAGCCACTATGACTCACGCGCCGCAAAACCTTTATCAGGTATTAGGTGCACAGGTTAAAACCATTGAAGTGGATGGTGTACAAATAAAGGGTGTGCGCTTTGGCGTATATGCTCCTAGTGCATCAAGTGTTAGTTTAATTGGTGATTTTAACCATTGGGATGGTCGACGCCTGCCGATGCAGCGTTCTTTGGATGGTCATTGGGTACTATTTGTGCCGGGCTTAGATTCGGGAACAAAGTACAAGTATGAGTTAAAGGATCGTCACGGTCATTCCTTACCACATAAAACTGATCCAGTAGGCTTTAGTTCAGAACAATACCCATCTTTTGCCTCAGTGGTTTGGGATCATGACCAATACCAATGGAACGACGAAGAGTGGATACGTTCACAAAATAACGATAAACGTCATCAACCAATGAGCGTTTATGAAGTGCACTTAGGTTCTTGGCGTCGCAAGATTGAAGACACTGGGAATAACTACCTAAGCTACCGTGAGTTAGCGGTTGAGTTAGTGCAATATGTAAAAGAAATGGGCTACACCCATATAGAAGTATTGCCAGTTTCTGAGTTCCCATTTGATGGTTCTTGGGGCTACCAGCCTATCGGTTTGTTCGCGCCTACTAGCAGATTTGGTAATCCTGATGATTTCAAGTTCTTAGTCGATCAATGTCACCAGAATGGCATAGGCGTTATTGTTGATTGGGTTCCAGCCCACTTCCCAAGTGACTCACACGGTTTAGCACAATTCGACGGCACTCATTTATATGAGTATGAAGATCCGCGCCGTGGGTGGCACAACGATTGGAATTCATACATCTATGACTTTGGCCGCGATAATGTACGTCAATTCCTAGTAGCAAGTGCCTTAATTTGGCTAGACAAATTCCATGTTGATGGCTTACGTGTAGATGCAGTAGCGTCAATGCTTTACTGGGACTACTCTCGAGAAGAAGGCGAGTGGGTACCAAACGTTGATGGCGGAAATCATAACTACGAAGCCATTAGTTTACTTAAATGGTTTAACGAAGAGGTCTACCGTCAATATCCACATGCGATGACTATTGCTGAAGAATCTACGGCATTTGCCGGTGTTTCTCGCCCAACATTTACTGGTGGTTTAGGCTTTGGTTTCAAGTGGAACATGGGATGGATGCATGACTCATTAGACTACATGCAAAAAGACCCAGCGTTTAGAAAGTACCACCACAACGAAATTACCTTTGCCATGGTTTATAACTATGACGAAAATTTTGTTTTACCGATCTCGCATGATGAAGTAGTGCACGGTAAAGGCTCGTTACTAGGCAAAATGCCAGGCGACGAGTGGCAGCAAGCTGCTAACCTGCGAGCGTATACCGCGTTTATGTATGCGCACCCAGGTAAAAAGCTAAACTTTATGGGGAATGAAATAGCTCAAGCAAGTGAGTGGAATCATGACTCAAGCCTTGAGTGGAACGTGCTGGAGTATCCAAAACACAAAGGGCAGCAAGAGTTAGTTAAGCAACTAAACAAAGTTTACCGCGAACACCCAGCAATGTTTGAAGGTGATTATGATACTCAAGGTTTTGAGTGGATTGATCACGATGATTGGGAAAAAAGCGTGTTGGTATTCCAACGTAACGCCTTAAATAGCCAACAAAAAGTGATTGTAGTGAGCAACTTCACTCCAGTTCCTCGCGATAACTATCGTTTAGCAGTGCCAGAGCAGGGGCGTTACCGTATCATTTTGAACTCAGATTCAGAAATGTACTGGGGCGGTAACTACGATGCTGGTATTGAATTTCAATCTGAGGCTGTTGCTAGCCACGGGCGCGAAAATTCTGTGATTTTAAACTTGCCACCGCTATCAACATTGTATTTAATCAAAGTAGATTAA